One Fuerstiella marisgermanici DNA window includes the following coding sequences:
- a CDS encoding FtsK/SpoIIIE domain-containing protein, which translates to MTTNEISLTNQLTSASQKIAECEVLRTELQRLQTHMETVVAERDQTLESLQQSALTNMQAERQRIHDNADRELDTLRLDCNSRRETLQQNLKTTLHRLVADLEVETNNLEERRKSELWVLQSVMDEDGDDSPVVHFEREAETFVTQKAFLDERFEILQQQLKDSEQYLANSHATTETELPPPNLNVTKRLELKDAAVEAGNQALAAADEIERLKLPRWLQGFRIWALSLLAFVVLWIPIVAARADLRQFINPELTKPDWQWTAMAALTAAVIVVLFAVLSLVSAQASLRSRFQSMLQHVSNARAARTGWEQKSQRYVDRMEGQASEWRLEVEQRRIQQTQKLTEDIDSRIASLRNQTAAQQATFEGEIQRQIQQIDHELTTAEQRIEARKVTDVQQALDRTNIELQTARDTCEQQAQRTMARERLAEAELIATWRSIIDDLRTTAKESSVLAAATRRWPKAGTGQWTLPTEMPTHLSVGDLLTTVPNIPDALPRPEPFNLCLEMPAILRFPTDTSLLVEHDSAGRDTALSFIRTQLLRLLTVIPAGRIRLTLIDPVGLGQSFSAMMHLADFDELLIHSRIWTDSTQIRDQLQKVTVHMENIFQTYLRSQFDTIEEYNASAGEVAEPYHFVVVAGFPTAFTDESARHLSSILTSGPRCGVHAIVAWNPTIGVPPSFDVDDLTNTCVRFKVDGDVVLPQQQYSKAVLFEQYPEPAAETYVQLVRDVGEQSRDARRVEVSFNRIAPREDEIWSHSTADGIDFPIGRAGAARLQFMRLGRGTSQHALVAGKTGSGKSTLLHILITNLALHYSPNEIQFYLIDFKKGVEFRTYAAHKLPHARVIAIESDREFGLSVLERLDEVLQERGELFRERGVQDVPSFRKQFPSEPMPRLLLLIDEFQEFFVAEDRVSARASLLLDRLVRQGRAFGIHVLLGSQTLGGAYSLARSTMGQIAVRIALQCSESDAHLILSEDNPAARMLTRPGEAIYNDANGLRQGNHQFQIAWLDEERREQAIATMVARPTDANSAEQGMIVFEGNVPPTPELCRPLNMYLKPTDDATRRTTDCITIWLGQPVAIAAPTCVEIRRASGQNLLLVGQDESQADGLIAYTILSTCRPFAADANTATPKLTLLHDGRDADSLQRFQSLRTNLPETSFEIGDANAADALIKQHYDEIVLREENAERATAAEQILVVRNVGQFRSLRKDDDDFGLGGFGEPKEATTASMFSDILKRGPLVGIHVVVWSDTFSNVVRWLSSSLLREFENRIAFRMNQTDSASLIDSPVAASLGPARAIIYRDQTGATEKFRPCAWPSNEWLNSLTGEPPADVTTDFDIDSLTIE; encoded by the coding sequence ATGACGACTAACGAAATTTCACTCACCAATCAGCTCACTTCTGCGTCACAGAAGATTGCAGAATGCGAAGTGTTGCGCACGGAACTGCAACGTCTGCAAACGCACATGGAAACAGTCGTCGCAGAACGAGACCAGACGCTGGAATCGCTGCAACAGTCCGCTCTGACGAACATGCAGGCAGAACGGCAGAGAATTCACGACAACGCTGATCGCGAACTCGACACGCTGCGTCTTGACTGCAACTCACGGCGTGAAACGCTGCAGCAGAATCTCAAAACCACCCTTCACCGACTGGTCGCCGACCTCGAAGTCGAAACGAACAATCTGGAAGAGCGGCGCAAGTCTGAGCTATGGGTCCTGCAGTCGGTAATGGATGAAGACGGTGACGACAGCCCGGTTGTTCATTTCGAACGCGAAGCAGAAACCTTTGTCACTCAAAAAGCATTCCTAGACGAACGATTCGAAATTCTTCAGCAGCAGCTCAAAGATTCAGAACAGTATCTCGCCAACAGTCACGCAACGACCGAAACAGAACTTCCACCGCCGAACCTGAACGTCACGAAACGGCTCGAACTAAAAGACGCCGCCGTTGAAGCGGGCAATCAGGCGCTGGCGGCCGCCGATGAAATCGAACGTCTGAAACTGCCCAGGTGGCTGCAGGGTTTTCGGATATGGGCTTTAAGTCTTCTTGCCTTTGTCGTGCTTTGGATTCCTATCGTCGCCGCAAGAGCCGACCTGCGACAGTTTATCAATCCGGAGTTAACCAAACCGGACTGGCAGTGGACCGCGATGGCCGCCCTGACCGCGGCCGTCATTGTGGTGCTGTTCGCCGTGTTGTCGTTGGTGTCGGCCCAGGCCTCGCTGCGAAGTCGGTTCCAGTCGATGCTGCAACACGTCAGCAATGCCAGGGCAGCGCGAACTGGTTGGGAACAGAAATCTCAACGCTACGTCGACCGAATGGAAGGGCAGGCCAGCGAATGGCGACTCGAAGTCGAACAGCGCCGTATTCAACAGACACAAAAACTTACCGAAGACATCGATTCGCGAATTGCGTCACTCCGCAATCAAACAGCCGCGCAACAGGCCACCTTCGAAGGCGAAATTCAACGCCAAATTCAGCAAATTGATCACGAGTTGACTACAGCGGAGCAACGCATTGAAGCTCGCAAAGTGACTGACGTTCAACAGGCTCTGGATCGAACGAACATCGAACTCCAGACCGCTCGCGATACCTGCGAACAGCAAGCACAACGCACAATGGCTCGCGAACGCTTAGCGGAAGCCGAACTCATTGCGACGTGGCGAAGCATCATCGACGACTTGCGCACGACCGCGAAGGAAAGCAGCGTACTCGCGGCGGCAACTCGGCGTTGGCCGAAGGCTGGAACCGGTCAGTGGACACTTCCTACCGAAATGCCGACGCACCTTTCAGTCGGCGATCTGTTGACGACTGTCCCGAATATTCCCGACGCACTGCCTCGGCCCGAGCCATTCAATTTGTGTCTGGAAATGCCGGCGATTCTGCGATTCCCCACCGATACTTCGCTTCTTGTCGAACACGATTCCGCCGGACGCGACACAGCGCTCAGTTTCATTCGAACTCAGTTACTGCGGCTGCTGACAGTGATTCCGGCCGGGCGAATTCGCCTGACGTTAATCGACCCGGTTGGGCTGGGGCAAAGCTTCTCGGCAATGATGCACCTAGCCGATTTCGACGAGCTACTGATTCACAGTCGCATCTGGACGGACAGCACTCAAATTCGTGACCAACTTCAGAAGGTCACTGTTCATATGGAGAACATTTTTCAGACGTACCTGCGAAGTCAGTTCGACACGATCGAAGAATACAACGCATCAGCCGGCGAGGTGGCCGAACCGTATCATTTTGTTGTCGTGGCCGGATTCCCGACCGCGTTCACCGACGAATCGGCGCGGCACCTGTCGTCAATTCTGACCAGCGGCCCTCGTTGCGGCGTTCACGCCATCGTCGCGTGGAATCCAACTATTGGCGTTCCACCATCGTTTGATGTGGACGACCTGACGAACACCTGCGTACGGTTTAAGGTGGACGGCGATGTCGTTCTGCCGCAGCAGCAATATTCAAAGGCGGTTCTGTTTGAACAGTACCCGGAACCCGCGGCCGAAACTTACGTTCAGCTTGTACGAGATGTCGGCGAACAATCGCGAGACGCTCGGCGAGTGGAAGTTTCGTTCAACCGCATCGCACCACGCGAAGACGAGATCTGGAGTCATTCGACGGCGGACGGAATCGACTTTCCCATCGGTCGCGCCGGGGCCGCTCGGCTGCAGTTTATGCGACTCGGCCGTGGCACGTCTCAACACGCACTGGTGGCGGGGAAAACGGGTTCCGGAAAGTCGACACTGCTTCATATTCTGATCACGAATCTGGCGTTGCACTACAGTCCGAACGAAATTCAGTTTTACCTGATCGACTTTAAAAAGGGCGTCGAATTCCGCACCTATGCGGCGCACAAACTGCCTCACGCGCGAGTCATCGCGATCGAGAGTGACCGGGAATTTGGCCTAAGCGTGCTGGAACGACTGGACGAAGTTCTACAGGAACGCGGCGAACTGTTTCGCGAACGCGGCGTGCAGGACGTGCCATCGTTTCGCAAGCAATTCCCGAGTGAACCGATGCCTCGCCTTTTGCTGTTGATCGACGAATTTCAGGAATTCTTCGTCGCCGAAGACCGCGTTTCGGCACGAGCATCGTTGCTGCTGGACCGGCTGGTGCGGCAGGGGCGAGCGTTCGGAATTCACGTACTGCTCGGATCGCAGACGCTTGGTGGAGCGTACTCGCTGGCTCGCAGCACGATGGGCCAGATCGCCGTGCGGATCGCGTTGCAATGCAGTGAAAGCGACGCTCACTTGATCCTTAGCGAAGACAATCCCGCGGCTCGCATGCTGACGCGACCAGGCGAAGCGATCTACAACGACGCCAACGGACTGCGGCAGGGGAATCATCAATTTCAGATTGCGTGGCTGGACGAAGAACGTCGGGAGCAGGCAATCGCCACGATGGTGGCACGTCCGACGGACGCCAATTCTGCTGAGCAGGGGATGATCGTCTTTGAAGGCAACGTGCCACCGACGCCGGAACTTTGTCGACCGCTGAACATGTATCTGAAGCCAACCGACGACGCGACTCGCCGCACAACAGACTGCATCACAATTTGGCTGGGCCAACCCGTTGCAATCGCAGCGCCGACGTGCGTTGAGATCCGACGGGCGAGCGGACAAAATCTTCTGCTGGTCGGTCAGGATGAAAGTCAGGCAGACGGGCTAATCGCCTACACAATTCTTAGCACCTGTCGACCGTTCGCTGCCGACGCAAATACTGCCACACCAAAGCTGACTCTACTACACGACGGACGCGATGCAGATTCGTTGCAGCGATTTCAGTCGCTGCGAACCAACCTGCCCGAAACCTCGTTCGAAATTGGCGACGCGAATGCAGCAGACGCGTTGATCAAACAGCACTATGACGAAATCGTCTTGCGAGAAGAAAACGCGGAACGCGCGACTGCGGCTGAGCAGATTCTGGTGGTTCGTAATGTGGGCCAGTTTCGCAGCCTCAGAAAAGACGACGACGATTTTGGGCTCGGCGGATTCGGCGAACCCAAAGAAGCGACTACCGCTTCGATGTTCAGTGACATTCTGAAACGTGGCCCGCTGGTCGGAATTCATGTGGTTGTCTGGTCAGATACCTTCAGCAACGTGGTTCGCTGGTTGTCGAGTTCGCTGCTTCGCGAATTCGAAAACCGAATCGCGTTCCGCATGAACCAAACCGATTCTGCCAGCCTGATCGATTCGCCGGTCGCTGCATCACTGGGACCGGCACGAGCCATCATCTACCGCGACCAGACCGGCGCAACCGAAAAGTTTCGTCCATGCGCATGGCCGTCAAACGAATGGTTGAACAGCCTCACCGGCGAACCGCCAGCCGACGTCACGACAGACTTCGACATCGATTCGCTGACGATCGAGTGA
- a CDS encoding POT family MFS transporter, whose translation MTDGKYRSVPEETAGLPKGVKYIIGNEAAERFSFYGMRTILVVFMTKYLHYMVDGEVGTEMSDARANEYYHNFVAATYFFPILGSFLSDVLIGKYRTILSLSIVYCLGHLALALMGGAGLEPSQWLLLGLFLIALGSGGIKPCVSAHVGDQFGKKNSHLMTRVFQWFYFAINFGSTASTWLTPVLLKWYGPHVAFGVPGVLMALATLLFWMGRNKFIHVPAGGMKFFKETFSREGVFALLKLSTIYAFVAVFWGLFDQTGSSWVIQAENMDRRFLGIEWLQSQIQVINPILVMMLIPLFQFVIYPSVDKVFRLTSIRKISIGFFLTAASFAVVAMAQDLIDGGATPSIAWQLWAYVLLTSGEVMISITGLEFSYTQAPKTMKSVIMAVWLFSVSLGNIFTSFVNHSIQVPGVNQVAAEVKSQEPDTEGTVANWKFKTTARPIGGSEEDGKTITVAGVDGEYGTTDDIVLQFNAFNKLEDVETSDNETLANASKLIEEAFFASATDDADKALPTEEEAQSLLANETDSYGNPFTYSQLSRNNFRITSAGADGKNETQWDVILRGTVSRADVKDSQDQADVPYDWLEQRIISIRGDDGKAEVDAARGDIPDTEISHSITVGGQDTLEGGDYFWFWTYTILITAILFVPVGYFYKEKSYIQAEGDDLEEEATAEATAGGHDA comes from the coding sequence ATGACTGATGGCAAATACCGTTCTGTGCCCGAAGAAACCGCCGGGTTGCCCAAAGGTGTGAAGTACATCATCGGGAACGAAGCGGCCGAACGCTTCAGTTTCTACGGAATGCGCACGATCCTTGTCGTGTTCATGACCAAGTACCTGCACTACATGGTCGATGGCGAAGTCGGCACAGAAATGAGTGACGCTCGCGCGAACGAGTACTACCACAACTTTGTCGCGGCAACTTACTTCTTTCCCATCCTGGGTTCGTTTCTGTCCGACGTCCTGATCGGCAAGTATCGCACGATCCTTTCGCTATCGATCGTGTACTGCCTGGGCCACCTTGCGTTGGCGCTGATGGGCGGAGCAGGTTTGGAGCCTTCACAATGGCTGTTGCTGGGCCTGTTTCTGATCGCCCTCGGCAGCGGCGGCATCAAGCCGTGCGTTTCCGCTCATGTCGGCGACCAGTTTGGCAAGAAGAACAGCCACTTGATGACTCGCGTCTTTCAGTGGTTTTACTTCGCAATCAACTTCGGATCGACCGCTTCCACGTGGCTCACACCAGTCCTTTTGAAATGGTACGGCCCACACGTGGCGTTCGGCGTTCCGGGCGTCCTGATGGCGTTGGCAACGCTATTGTTCTGGATGGGGCGCAATAAATTTATTCATGTGCCTGCTGGCGGGATGAAGTTCTTTAAGGAAACGTTCAGCCGAGAAGGCGTATTCGCGTTGTTGAAGCTTTCGACAATCTACGCGTTTGTCGCCGTGTTTTGGGGACTGTTCGATCAGACGGGATCGTCATGGGTGATTCAAGCCGAGAATATGGATCGGCGATTCCTTGGTATTGAATGGCTGCAATCGCAGATTCAAGTGATCAACCCGATCCTCGTCATGATGCTGATTCCGCTGTTCCAGTTTGTGATCTATCCGTCCGTCGACAAAGTGTTCAGGCTGACCAGCATTCGCAAAATTTCGATCGGCTTCTTCCTGACGGCCGCCAGTTTTGCCGTGGTCGCGATGGCTCAGGACCTGATCGATGGCGGTGCTACGCCGTCGATTGCCTGGCAGCTTTGGGCCTACGTGTTACTGACCAGTGGTGAGGTCATGATCTCAATCACGGGGCTGGAATTTTCGTACACTCAAGCGCCAAAGACGATGAAGTCTGTCATTATGGCGGTGTGGCTGTTTTCAGTCTCACTGGGCAACATCTTCACAAGCTTCGTGAACCATTCGATTCAGGTACCGGGCGTGAATCAGGTGGCTGCTGAGGTGAAGTCGCAGGAGCCAGATACCGAAGGCACGGTAGCCAACTGGAAGTTCAAAACGACCGCTCGACCAATCGGAGGCAGTGAAGAAGACGGCAAAACGATTACCGTGGCGGGCGTCGACGGCGAATACGGAACGACCGACGACATCGTGCTCCAGTTCAACGCGTTCAACAAGCTGGAAGATGTCGAAACGTCAGACAATGAAACGCTGGCAAACGCCTCCAAACTAATTGAAGAAGCCTTCTTCGCGTCTGCGACGGACGATGCCGACAAAGCTCTGCCGACTGAAGAAGAAGCTCAATCGCTGCTTGCGAATGAAACCGATTCTTACGGAAATCCGTTCACCTACAGTCAGCTTTCCCGCAACAACTTTCGCATCACATCTGCTGGTGCGGACGGCAAAAACGAGACTCAATGGGACGTGATTCTGCGAGGAACCGTTAGCCGAGCCGACGTGAAAGACTCACAGGATCAGGCAGACGTTCCCTACGACTGGCTGGAACAACGCATCATTTCTATCCGAGGAGACGACGGGAAAGCTGAAGTCGATGCAGCTCGAGGCGATATACCGGATACGGAAATCAGTCACTCGATCACAGTGGGTGGCCAGGACACGCTGGAAGGTGGCGACTACTTCTGGTTCTGGACGTATACGATTCTGATTACCGCGATTCTGTTCGTGCCCGTGGGATACTTCTACAAAGAAAAATCCTACATACAGGCCGAAGGTGATGACCTGGAAGAAGAAGCGACTGCTGAAGCAACCGCCGGAGGACACGATGCGTAG
- a CDS encoding serine/threonine protein kinase, translating into MPSSYPRPTSDKSHIFLEETDASLPTDAQLKNNTRYIYFRKIALGGKCLIQSCKDMHLGRTVCHKTLRPEFADDPEEQKAFLREARVTAMLQHPNTAPVYEVGFDSKMHYYFTMKLVRGATLREVLDGLMNGDPALQKAWDLHRLIDVVIQVGQVLSYAHVHGVVHCDVKPENIVTGGYGEVLLLDWGLASLRSKDGPGTLARAEDVDDVNSLRSKDSHPGTPQYMSPEQIAGDELDHSTDIYSLGAILFEVLTMQQLAWGETLDEMLQNKVNNPPPTPSIVAADRDIPSALETLCLRCIQREPERRIKTMLKLIHELLYWLRLDARHRPV; encoded by the coding sequence GTGCCATCCAGCTATCCTCGTCCCACCAGCGACAAGTCTCACATTTTTCTGGAAGAAACAGACGCGAGTCTGCCGACTGACGCTCAGCTCAAGAATAACACTCGGTACATCTACTTCCGCAAGATCGCTCTTGGCGGCAAGTGCTTGATCCAGTCGTGCAAAGATATGCACCTGGGTCGTACTGTGTGCCACAAGACGCTGCGTCCTGAGTTTGCCGATGACCCGGAGGAACAGAAAGCATTTCTGCGAGAAGCTCGTGTCACGGCCATGCTGCAGCACCCCAATACAGCGCCGGTGTACGAGGTGGGCTTCGATTCCAAAATGCACTATTACTTCACAATGAAGCTGGTGCGCGGCGCCACATTGCGGGAAGTTTTAGACGGCTTGATGAACGGTGACCCGGCGCTGCAGAAAGCGTGGGATCTTCATCGGCTGATCGACGTCGTGATTCAGGTTGGTCAGGTTTTAAGCTACGCTCATGTGCACGGCGTCGTGCACTGTGATGTGAAGCCGGAAAATATAGTGACGGGCGGCTATGGAGAAGTGTTGCTTCTGGATTGGGGACTCGCCAGCCTTCGCAGCAAGGATGGCCCCGGCACGCTGGCTCGTGCCGAAGACGTGGACGACGTGAACTCGCTGCGTTCTAAGGACTCACACCCCGGCACGCCACAATACATGTCGCCCGAACAAATCGCGGGCGACGAACTGGATCACAGCACGGACATCTACAGTTTGGGGGCCATTCTGTTTGAAGTGCTGACCATGCAGCAACTGGCCTGGGGCGAGACTCTGGACGAAATGCTGCAGAACAAAGTCAACAACCCACCTCCCACGCCGAGCATCGTGGCGGCCGATCGGGATATTCCCTCGGCACTGGAAACGCTCTGCCTTCGCTGCATTCAACGAGAACCAGAACGCCGCATCAAGACGATGCTGAAACTCATTCACGAATTGTTGTACTGGCTAAGGTTGGACGCCAGACATCGACCGGTGTAA